The following proteins come from a genomic window of Alosa alosa isolate M-15738 ecotype Scorff River chromosome 2, AALO_Geno_1.1, whole genome shotgun sequence:
- the ccdc90b gene encoding coiled-coil domain-containing protein 90B, mitochondrial, whose translation MATLSRRLATLFRSCGKCPQRHLPSGIHARWLPSGKGFHTTTTGNSYDVRKVELTPLEQRKLTFDTHALVKELESKGFAKDQAEVVVGTLVTLTTANMDIVYRDMVTTAHQEIALQQIMAHLDSIRKDMVILEKSEFSNLRSENAKMKTELEQIKTRLMEESQKIRADSKLDINLERSRVSDMFTDQERKLMEVGAEFQKKNSDIDRSTMETTKKIDIEVASLKTLLESLKLDTIRYLAACLFSCLAITLGFYRLWK comes from the exons ATGGCTACCCTTAGCAGACGTTTAGCAACTTTGTTTCGCTCATGTGGTAAATGCCCTCAGCGACATCTTCCTAGCGGCATACACGCTCGGTGGCTTCCATCCGGGAAAG GCTTTCACACAACCACGACTGGAAATTCATACGATGTAAGGAAAGTTGAGTTGACACCTTTGGAACAGAGAAAATTAACCTTCGATACTCATGCACTGGTGAAGGAACTTGAAAGTAAAG GGTTTGCAAAGGATCAAGCAGAAGTCGTCGTGGGAACTCTGGTGACTTTGACCACAGCCAACATGGACATTGTTTACAGAGATATGGTCACCACAGCGCATCAG GAAATTGCCCTGCAGCAGATCATGGCTCACCTGGACTCCATAAGGAAAGACATGGTGATATTGGAGAAGAGTGAATTTTCTAACCTGCGCTCTGAAAACGCG aaaatgaaaacagaacTTGAACAAATCAAGACTAGACTAATG GAGGAAAGCCAGAAGATCCGAGCCGACTCCAAACTGGATATCAACTTGGAGCGAAGCCGAGTGTCAGACATG TTTACAGACCAGGAGAGGAAGCTCATGGAAGTCGGAGCTGAGTTTCAGAAGAAG AACTCCGATATTGACCGCAGCACCATGGAAACCACCAAGAAAATTGACATTGAAGTGGCGTCTCTGAAGACGCTGCTGGAGTCGCTCAAGTTGGACACGATTCGCTACCTTGCAG CGTGTCTTTTCTCCTGCCTGGCCATCACACTGGGCTTCTATCGTCTCTGGAAGTAA
- the alg8 gene encoding probable dolichyl pyrophosphate Glc1Man9GlcNAc2 alpha-1,3-glucosyltransferase has product MAAPMSELSGWFPALAIGVTFLKCLLINTYHSTDFEVHRNWLAITHSLPVSQWYFEDTSEWTLDYPPFFAWFEYCLSHVAKYFDKEMLVVQNLSYASPATILFQRLSVILVDVVFLYAARECAKTVGDNKVKEVLGKPSFVLAALLVWNFGLLIVDHIHFQYNGFLFGILLLSIARHCQSRHLEGALLFAILLNLKHIFLYIAPAYGIFLLRSFCFTSNNSDGSIKWRNFNVVRLAALGAIVLSVFALSFGPFIAMGQLAQVLSRLFPFKRGLCHAYWAPNIWALYNAADKAMAMLGVKLKVLDVDKLPKASMTGGLVQEFQHSVLPSVSPLATLICTLLSITPALLHLWFRPSGPRGFLRCVVICALGSFLFGWHVHEKAILMAILPLSVLAVESRADARTFLLLATTGHYSLFPLLFTAPELPIKVLLMALFTLFSFTSLKTLVSKEGCVLGSVEGLYLAGLLPLEVLCEWVYPLTPWQSSMPFAPLLLTSTYCSLGLTYAFCRLYRSLLTSQALKHKDKSQ; this is encoded by the exons ATGGCAGCGCCCATGTCTGAGTTGTCAGGATGGTTCCCTGCTTTAGCAATTGGGGTAACCTTCCTGAAGTGTCTTTTGATAAACACATA TCATTCCACAGATTTTGAAGTCCATAGAAACTGGCTTGCAATCACGCACAGTCTACCAGTTTCACAATGGTACTTTGAG GACACCTCAGAGTGGACTCTGGATTATCCACCCTTTTTCGCCTGGTTTGAATATTGCCTGTCACATGTGGCCAAATATTTTGACAAAGAAATGCTAGTTGTGCAGAATCTCAGCTATGCAAGCCCAGCCACCATTCTTTTCCAAAGACTCTCGGTTATACTTGTGGACGTGGTGTTTCTGTATGCGGCGCGAGA GTGCGCTAAAACTGTGGGAGACAACAAGGTGAAAGAAGTTCTTGGAAAACCGTCCTTTGTGTTGGCGGCTTTGTTGGTGTGGAACTTCGGCCTGCTGATTGTTGACC acaTCCATTTTCAGTACAATGGCTTCCTTTTTGGCATATTGCTTCTGTCCATTGCAAGACATTGTCAG AGTAGACACTTAGAGGGcgcccttctctttgctatcctTCTGAATCTGAAGCACATTTTCCTGTACATCGCACCTGCCTACGGCATCTTCCTGTTGAGGTCTTTCTGCTTCACATCAAACAACTCAG ATGGCTCAATAAAGTGGAGAAACTTCAATGTAGTCCGATTGGCAGCTCTGGGGGCCATTGTCCTGTCTGTCTTTGCGCTGTCTTTTGGACCGTTCATCGCAATG GGCCAGCTGGCCCAAGTCCTGTCCAGGCTTTTCCCCTTTAAGCGGGGCCTGTGCCATGCCTACTGGGCCCCCAACATATGGGCCCTCTACAACGCAGCGGACAAAGCCATGGCCATGCTAG GGGTGAAGCTGAAGGTTTTGGACGTTGATAAGCTGCCCAAGGCGTCGATGACCGGAGGGCTCGTGCAGGAGTTCCAGCATTCCGTTCTGCCCTCCGTCAGCCCCCTGGCCACACTCATCTGCACACTGCTCTCTATCACT CCGGCTCTGCTCCACTTGTGGTTCCGACCCAGCGGGCCCAGAGGGTTCCTTCGCTGCGTGGTCATCTGTGCTCTGGGCTCCTTCTTGTTTGGCTGGCACGTCCATGAGAAAGCCATCCTCATGGCCATACTTCCTCTAAG TGTGCTTGCAGTGGAGAGCAGAGCGGACGCGCGGACGTTCCTCCTGCTGGCCACTACTGGGCACTACTCTCTGTTTCCGCTCCTGTTCACAGCGCCAG AGCTCCCCATCAAAGTCCTTCTCATGGCCCTGTTCACACTGTTCTCCTTCACATCATTAAAGACTCTTGTCAG taaggAGGGCTGTGTGCTGGGCTCTGTGGAGGGGCTGTACCTGGCTGGACTGCTCCCCCTGGAGgtgctgtgtgagtgggtgtaccCGCTGACCCCATGGCAGAGCTCCATGCCCTtcgcccccctcctcctcacctccaccTACTGCTCCCTCGGACTCACCTACGCCTTCTGCAGACTCTACCGCTCTCTGCTCACCAGCCAGGCCCTCAAACACAAGGACAAgtctcagtga
- the guca1d gene encoding guanylate cyclase activator 1d, which yields MGNQHATLDDILAEDMHHWYNKFMKESPSGLITLFELKAILDLQGMNEDANAYVDQVFFTFDMDGDGYIDFVEYIAAVSLMLKGEINQKLKWYFKLFDQDGNGKIDKDELETIFTAIQDITRNRDVIPEEIVTLIFEKIDVNGEGELTLEEFIQGAKEHPDIMEMMKNLMDLTPVLLIIVEARQLKNK from the exons ATGGGGAACCAGCACGCGACGCTGGACGACATCCTGGCCGAGGACATGCACCACTGGTACAACAAATTCATGAAGGAGTCTCCGTCTGGCCTGATCACGCTGTTTGAGCTCAAGGCCATCCTGGACCTGCAGGGCATGAACGAGGACGCCAACGCCTACGTTGACCAGGTCTTCTTCACCTTCGACATGGACGGG GATGGCTACATAGACTTTGTGGAGTACATCGCTGCCGTCAGCTTGATGCTGAAGGGGGAGATCAACCAGAAGCTCAAGTGGTACTTTAAGCTCTTCGACCAGGACGGGAACGGCAAGATCGACAAAGACGAATTGGAGACAATATTTACT GCCATTCAAGACATCACCCGAAACCGTGATGTCATTCCTGAGGAAATAGTGACCCTTATATTTGAAAAGATTGATGTCAACGGAGAAG GTGAGTTGACGTTGGAGGAGTTTATTCAAGGGGCAAAGGAGCACCCGGACATCATGGAGATGATGAAGAACCTCATGGACCTGACCCCTGTTCTACTCATCATCGTCGAAGCCCGGcagttgaaaaataaataa